Proteins from a single region of Nocardioides anomalus:
- a CDS encoding phospholipase D-like domain-containing protein, translating into MSGASMQRALRWLRRTLAVVFGVPVLIGIAMSLVDSYRRRGKKPKPFPTTPPETVEVGEVGITTYTFGQDVYADMLGAIGRAQRQVLFETYIWKGDEVGEQFKAALVAAAERGVEVYCIYDGFANLVVSPRFKRFPTSLKVLRYPVYGAGWRFFDLRRYGRDHRKILVVDDTEGYVGGYNIGTAYETEWRDTHVRVTGPAVQDLRRAFADFWNLHRRRRFRASERPLLVETASAWEPRVRFHRNVPRLWMFPIRGMYIEAINRASRNIWMTHAYFIPDTDFVEALTAAARRGVDVRLLVPLKSNHVVADWLSRGYFAQLLEAGVRIFRFKDAMVHAKTSTVDGSWVTVGTANIDRLSLTGNYEINMEVIDPDFAAALEEVYRTDESNCIELTRGEWEARDLHRRFTEMVLRPLRPLL; encoded by the coding sequence GTGAGCGGGGCCAGCATGCAACGAGCGCTGCGGTGGCTCCGGCGGACCCTGGCGGTGGTGTTCGGGGTGCCGGTGCTGATCGGCATCGCGATGTCGCTGGTCGACTCCTACCGCCGGCGCGGCAAGAAGCCCAAGCCGTTCCCGACCACGCCGCCGGAGACGGTCGAGGTCGGCGAGGTGGGGATCACGACCTACACCTTCGGCCAGGACGTGTACGCCGACATGCTGGGCGCGATCGGGCGGGCGCAGCGGCAGGTGCTGTTCGAGACCTACATCTGGAAGGGCGACGAGGTCGGCGAGCAGTTCAAGGCGGCGCTGGTCGCGGCGGCCGAGCGCGGGGTCGAGGTCTACTGCATCTACGACGGGTTCGCGAACCTCGTGGTCTCGCCCCGTTTCAAGCGGTTCCCGACCTCGCTCAAGGTGCTGCGCTACCCGGTGTACGGCGCGGGGTGGCGCTTCTTCGACCTGCGGCGCTACGGCCGTGACCACCGCAAGATCCTGGTCGTCGACGACACCGAGGGCTACGTCGGCGGCTACAACATCGGCACGGCGTACGAGACCGAGTGGCGCGACACCCACGTGCGGGTGACCGGGCCCGCGGTGCAGGACCTGCGCCGGGCCTTCGCCGACTTCTGGAACCTGCACCGGCGCCGGCGGTTCCGGGCCAGCGAGCGGCCGCTGCTGGTGGAGACGGCCAGCGCGTGGGAGCCGCGGGTGCGGTTCCACCGCAACGTGCCGCGGCTGTGGATGTTCCCCATCCGCGGGATGTACATCGAGGCGATCAACCGGGCCTCGCGCAACATCTGGATGACCCACGCCTACTTCATCCCCGACACCGACTTCGTCGAGGCGCTCACCGCCGCCGCCCGCCGCGGGGTCGACGTACGCCTGCTGGTGCCGCTGAAGTCCAACCACGTGGTGGCCGACTGGCTCAGCCGCGGGTACTTCGCGCAGCTGCTCGAGGCGGGTGTGCGGATCTTCCGGTTCAAGGACGCGATGGTGCACGCCAAGACCTCGACCGTGGACGGCTCGTGGGTGACGGTGGGGACGGCGAACATCGACCGGCTCAGCCTCACCGGCAACTACGAGATCAACATGGAGGTCATCGACCCGGACTTCGCGGCCGCCCTGGAGGAGGTCTACCGCACCGACGAGTCCAACTGCAT